From the genome of Bacteroidota bacterium:
TTCGGTTCAATCTGCGAAAACGGACGTTCTACCCCATCAACTAAAACCAAAGGACTTGCATTTCCATTGTCGAGAGTACCAATACCACGAATACGAAGCGTTGTTTCATCATTACCAGGCTGACCAGTCCGCTGAATCGATAATAATCCGGGAACACGGCCAACCACTGCGCTCGAAAGGTTTGGGAGAGGCGATTTCACCAGATCGGAACCTTTCACGGTAGAAATGGCTCCGGTAACAGTTGCTTTCTTCTGAATTCCATAGCCCACAGCTACAACTTCCTTCAACCCAATCGCATTTTGAACCAGATGAATATTCACCGTTGTCTTATCCGCTATATTGATATCCTGAGTTTGATATCCAATACACGAAACAGAAATCATTTTACTCCCAGATGGAATCAGGATTTTAAAATTACCATTTCCATCGGTAATCGTTCCAATACTAGCACCCTTTACCATAATAGTTGTACCTGGAAGAGGATCGTTATTTTCATCGATAACGGTACCGGAAAAGATCCTTTCCTGTGCATAAAGATTAGTAAGTGATAGAATTAGAAACAGCAATAAGAAGAATTGTTTCATAATTTTAAAGATTAGTTAGGTATATTAGCATAAATCAATTATAAATTGACAAAAACAGAGATGTATTAAAAAATGGGGAAAAGGAAGATTTATACATTCCATTTTTCAGTTTAGTTTTGATTTTTAACAATTGTAATTGAGAATTAACAAATAGAGAACTATATCAAACTATTAATTGTGCGGAAACGTTTCCGGAAACGTTTTAAATTTCCGGAAACGTTTCCGAATTCAATATTTTCTAGGGGAAAAAAAAGGAGAAAAGAAACTAAAAACTTTCTCTCTCCTTTTGTAAATTTGGTTCGCTTAAAACAAATTTACATGGACATAACTACACATATCTTTGGACAATCTGTTTTTGGACAGCTGATCCAACTTATTAATAATCAAATCATCTCATAATCTGCCTGGATAAATGGTTCAGTTCGTTATAATAAGCTTTTTACCACGAAGGATCATTTGATCAGTATGCGTTTTGTTCATTTGCTAAAGACAATGAGTATGCGATTAAAATTCAAATATACTGTGCTCGTATTGCCAATTTAGTGATGACGTTTATCCAAAAGCAACTTAAACGAAAATGGGCTTTCTCAAATTTAGTATGCTTTTATAAAATCTATTTTTCAATTATTTCCATCTGATAAGATTTCAGGAACATCCGGATGTAGACTGGCAAAAAAAACTTATAGACATTGAACAATTGACATTATCTTATGGGGGCTTATTTTTAAAATCATGTTTTTGTGAAATTTCACAAACCTGAATATCAACTTTTTAATATCATAAGGTGACGTTTTTTTCAGTTTTATTGAACAATAGTGTTCCGAAATTAATTTCATTTTTTAATTTTGTCTATTAACCTAACCTTCTTAAAACTGCTAATCATGAAACATGTTACAATAAAAGATGTAGCCAAACGGCTGAACTGTTCGGTATCAACAGTTTCAAGAGCGTTTAACGACAAATACGATATCCGGAAAGACACCCAGGAAATGATTCTGACTGCAGCCAAAGAAATGGGATACTCCCCCAACCCAATAGCTAAAAGTTTACTCAAACAGTGTTCAAATCAGATTGGTGTGGTTGTACCCGAATTTATTAACTCATTCTTTCCTGAAGTGATCATAGGAATTCAGGAAGTTTTTATAAAAAAAGGTTATCAGGTACTGATCCAGCAATCGGGCGAATCACATGTTACAGAACTTGAGAATGTGAAAACCCTCGAAAACAATATGGTTGACGGAATGATTATCTCTCTTTCGCTTGAAACGAAAAATGTAGATTACTATAAAGAACTGATCAAACGGGGATTTCCTCTGGTCTTTTTCAACCGGGTATCAAACGAACTGGACACTTCCAAAGTACTGATTGACGATTATAAATGGGCCTTTTTTGCGACCGAACATTTAATCTATCAGGGTTTTAAAAAGATCTTTCACTTTGCCGGACCCGAAGAGTTAATGTTATCGCAAAACCGCAAAAATGGTTTTATTGATGCCCATAGAAAGCACAAATTACCTTTTACCGAAAATAACATCATCGAAACCGGACTTATGATTTGGGATGGTGAGCGGGTGATGGAAAAACTAATTAATGAAAACAATATTCCGGAAGCAATATTTGCAGTGAATGATCCAACTGCCATTGGCGCCATGCAAATGTTGAAAAAGCACGGCTACAAAATTCCCGAAGATGTGGCTCTGGTCGGGTTTACCGAATCGAAACTGGCGGAGCTAATAGAACCTCCGTTAACCAGCGTGGCACAACCCACCCTGGAAATTGGAAGGACTGCGGCTAAACTTTTACTCGAGCAAATTGAATCAAAAGGAATTTTTGTTCCGCAAACGGTAATACTAAATGGGCGATTAAATGTCAGGGAATCGTCGATGAAATTGAAATAGAGACCGGCCTGAAAAAATCCGGACCAGTCTCTTTTATCTAATCCAGGTGGAAAACCTCCTCCATATTGGCCCACCACTCTTCTTCTGCG
Proteins encoded in this window:
- a CDS encoding LacI family DNA-binding transcriptional regulator; protein product: MKHVTIKDVAKRLNCSVSTVSRAFNDKYDIRKDTQEMILTAAKEMGYSPNPIAKSLLKQCSNQIGVVVPEFINSFFPEVIIGIQEVFIKKGYQVLIQQSGESHVTELENVKTLENNMVDGMIISLSLETKNVDYYKELIKRGFPLVFFNRVSNELDTSKVLIDDYKWAFFATEHLIYQGFKKIFHFAGPEELMLSQNRKNGFIDAHRKHKLPFTENNIIETGLMIWDGERVMEKLINENNIPEAIFAVNDPTAIGAMQMLKKHGYKIPEDVALVGFTESKLAELIEPPLTSVAQPTLEIGRTAAKLLLEQIESKGIFVPQTVILNGRLNVRESSMKLK